One Malania oleifera isolate guangnan ecotype guangnan chromosome 10, ASM2987363v1, whole genome shotgun sequence genomic region harbors:
- the LOC131166261 gene encoding squamosa promoter-binding-like protein 7, producing the protein MENGGSLFTNSSCTARGQIGNSGNHHLPSTTATTWGLWELGTSPWTTTPNANTFHQAAAATATTTTAPPEAGGFHALVYDPEDNNAHHHHRHQVHHLQLRQPPSLYGGVGSSLHPDPHLMCLKLGKRHYFEDATSPADRHVASGLSVGKRGRAAYIDGGGDAVRASRSPVTVASAATVPRCQVEGCHVALVNAKEYHRRHKVCEMHSKAPKVVVLGSEQRFCQQCSRFHAVSEFDDSKRSCRRRLAGHNERRRKSTHDHSSSISRNNHSSLDNKLVMAGRYAYFSPTTGRALSLLSSKTDSNWVSQADLSSRSSAALRELIAENRAAILARQLILDHDWHCHHHSTMEDLISTAAAPATLHLHQHHVFPELPGATSWDRFHEPGSEHVTLDLMQAPSSAFSLLSMRGKSKQVVEECSDELWSSLEGAHVV; encoded by the exons atggaaaatGGCGGGAGCTTATTCACAAACAGCAGCTGTACGGCCAGAGGGCAAATTGGTAATAGTGGGAACCACCACCTTCCCAGTACCACAGCCACCACCTGGGGTCTCTGGGAGCTTGGAACATCTCCTTGGACTACTACGCCTAATGCTAACACATTTCACCAAGCTGCCGCCGCAACGGCCACAACCACCACGGCGCCCCCAGAAGCGGGTGGATTCCACGCGCTCGTGTACGACCCCGAAGACAACAATGCTCACCACCACCACCGCCACCAGGTACATCACCTCCAGCTCCGCCAACCGCCGTCTCTCTACGGCGGCGTAGGGTCCAGCCTCCACCCCGATCCCCACCTCATGTGCTTGAAACTTGGCAAGAGGCACTACTTCGAGGACGCTACCTCGCCGGCCGACCGCCACGTAGCATCGGGGTTATCCGTAGGCAAGAGGGGTAGAGCCGCGTACATAGACGGCGGCGGCGACGCCGTGAGAGCGTCTCGGTCGCCGGTTACGGTTGCGTCGGCGGCCACCGTGCCGAGGTGTCAGGTGGAGGGCTGCCACGTGGCGCTGGTGAACGCGAAGGAGTATCACCGGCGGCACAAGGTGTGCGAGATGCACTCGAAGGCACCCAAAGTGGTGGTGCTTGGATCAGAGCAGAGGTTCTGTCAACAGTGTAGCAG GTTCCATGCAGTGTCGGAGTTCGACGACTCAAAGAGGAGTTGCAGGAGGAGATTAGCAGGGCACAACGAGCGAAGAAGAAAAAGCACCCATGACCATTCTTCCTCAATTTCCAGGAACAACCATTCTTCTCTAG ACAATAAGTTGGTGATGGCTGGGAGATATGCGTACTTTTCGCCGACGACAGGACGTGCTCTCTCTCTTCTGTCATCTAAGACTGATTCTAATTGGGTTTCTCAGGCTGATCTCTCCTCAAGATCCAGTGCTGCACTCCGGGAGCTCATTGCAGAAAACCGTGCAGCCATCCTTGCCCGGCAGCTCATCCTCGACCATGACTGGCACTGCCACCACCACTCAACAATGGAGGACCTTATAAGTACAGCAGCAGCACCAGCAACGCTCCACCTCCACCAGCACCATGTGTTCCCTGAACTTCCAGGGGCGACCAGTTGGGACCGATTCCATGAACCAGGCTCAGAGCATGTAACCCTAGACCTCATGCAGGCTCCAAGCTCGGCATTCAGTCTCCTGTCCATGAGGGGAAAATCAAAGCAGGTGGTAGAAGAGTGTTCTGATGAGTTGTGGAGCTCCTTGGAAGGAGCTCATGTGGTCTGA